The Babylonia areolata isolate BAREFJ2019XMU chromosome 2, ASM4173473v1, whole genome shotgun sequence genome segment CTCAGGGCCGTCCTGCTGGGCGCCTGCGTCGGGGCCgtcgtcatcttcctcttctaccCGGACATTTCCAGCCTGCTGGAGCACTGGAACAACTCCTCGGAACAGCAGTCCGCGATTCTTCAGCAGCGTCCGACCGCCGCCACGGAGAAGAAACCCGGCGTTCCCAGCGATAACGAGCACGTGCGGTCTGTCAATGCCAACAAGAAAGAGGACAAGGTCCGTTCGCCTTCATCAACCACCAAGGCCAAGCAGAGTGAGCCAGTGAAGAAAGCGCCGGAACCCGCTAAGCCTaaggatgtgaagaagaagaaaaagaagaagaagaagaagatggctcAGGCGGAAGATAGCAGCTGTCCCTGTTCATGCCAGTGtcaacagccccccacccctcccagctgCCAGCCCCCGCAGGAGAACAGACCCAAGCCGGCTAAAAAGGAAAAGGTGCCGAAAAAAGACCtggtggaggtggaagaagaggaggaggaggtgattgAGGAGGAGGATCCCGTGGAAGTAGAgttgatggaagaggaggaagacgagcaGTTCATCGACCTGGACATGGAAGAGGACCCTGTgcccaaatcatcatcatcatcatcaggcgatGAAACCCCGTACGTTACATCCCCCCACACAGAAGACACTTCCAAAGACACCCAGGTAAACACAGGCAACAAGAACGAACACCTTTCCTCTTCCAAGCACAGCCAGTCAGCCACGCCCACCGTGCTGGAGGGAAAAGAAGAACCATTGGTTCTGACGGACGGGCAGCCCATCACCTTCACCCCGTTATCCTCAGGCGACGACAACTTCATCCGTGTGGGAGGTAGACCCAAGCCTGGCCAAGACCCCAAAGAGCAGAGGGTGGCTcaacaacccaaaacccacacccacaagcaGAACTCTTCAGCCAGGTCagacgcctcctcctcctcttcctcctcctccaacccaaCGGCCAAGAAAAATGAAGCCTCCAGCCCCAAACGCCCACAAGGAGCTAGCTCCAAGAAGAAGGCGTCAGCGTCAGGCCCAGCCGGCAAGGACCAGGACGGCAGGGGGCAAGAGTCGGACCTGCCCGAGGAGGTGAAGAACTTCCAGCCCACCTTCCTCAAGACCGTCACTGCCAAGAAGATCTTCGCTGACGGTCGCCGCATCCCCCCCATGGAGCTCCTGCCCCAGAAGGAGACCAACAGCTCTGTCAGGTCAGTCAGAATGACCACAACGACGATGATGGCGACACAGACAAGAGCTGACAACGACATGATGgcgacagacacaatgacatgaTGGCGACAAAGACAACAGTCAACTATTTCCACAATGACGAAAAAGACAAGAGACGACaacgaatgatgatgacgacaaagacaagacaacaacgacgatgatgacgacaaagacaacagtcgacaacgacaatgacgaaaaagacaagagacgacaacgacgataatgatgacaaatATGAGACGACAACAACGTCGATGACGACAAACGTAGTAGACGACGACGATTTATGACGACAAAGACAagagacgacaacgacgatgatgacgatgacgatgacagcggatgacaataatgatgacgatgacaatgagaAAGATAACAACGACTGGTCTTGTTTACCAAGATGGGGGATGAAGGGAAGAAAAGTTGCCAAAAATAAACGATGGTCATGTCTCCAACACAAAATTGTCATGGCCCTCACCCTAATCTATCATGTTATATCAAAGGTAATCTGTAATGTAGTttctgttgatcttttttttgttcttgtagcTTGCAGCTCTTCATCCATCGTGCTGTTATTATGGGCGAACATTGCCCCACTGGCTGGCTGTTGCGTTACAGTCATGATCTTTTCGCTgcctccattaactcactcagtacggccagtcctctcttctcctctacacagacccctcggatgtccagtgggtgtctgaatgacccaacctttagcttccgtcgtcagaattgtggtattctttgtcaacattcacctcttcagtataagaaccttcagcttgcaatattttgatgatggtaattggggtgaatcgctgttaacttcgtcctctttcgccgttcgtatggagagagttaaactatgtTTTAACCATTCGTGCCATGTCTGCTCCTGGTTTCTTACGTCTTTTGCCACCAGTTATTTAGCCtagagattgcactggctcttagtgctgtagcctttggggacttgctggcgtttgggaaccttcccaacgccgactgtcccaaaagtaaaaccctcttggccgagagagtggtggggaagcAACTCGGGCaacacactctccaccataatcaaattcctGCCCAGATAGACAGGACACAGTTGCCTACCCTGTTGTTCTTAGGGTTttatagttggacatgactgaccatcatacaaagTTAGTCTTTAAATTTACGTCTTTCCAGTTACATTAgacggatgaaaaaaaaataaataaacagagagtTTGGGTGAAGGTTGGCGGCAACAGAAGGGAGAAGGTGAGGGGAGATGGGAACAAATGCGTGTACAttcgcatgtgtctgtgtgcgtgtgtgtgtgtatgtgtgtttgtttagtagtagtagtagtagataattatggtgtgtggggggggggagaaagagagagagagagggggggggggagaaagatagaaacGGGTGGGTCATTTTTAAGGAGAAAGGCGTGGAGCAATAGCAAAATGATtacggggtgggggatggagggaggggtagaaCTGCGAAATGTTGATTAAAAACGCTTTTAGATCAACTGGCattcaaacttttttctttcttttttttcttctttttttttttttttttttcttttttgttatcattattacatgtTTGCTGGAAACATATTTTCCACATATGTACATTGAACGTCTTGGCCACCAATGTGTCTGACAGGGTATTCTTGTTCAACGACTTCCTGTCGGAGGCGGAATGTGACGGGTTGAGGAGGGTCCACGACAAACACGTGCAGGAGATGGCTTCGGAGCCGCTGCTCTGCTTCGACAGTCTCAGAACTCTACGTAAGCATCTGGATGACGTCAAACACGATGTTCGCGTCAGTCCCAACGATTTCGTCACAGGTAGATTTACATCACTGCTTGTTCTTCCTTCTCAACAACGTTCTTGTAGTAAGGTGACACAAAGTTAGTAAACTCAaagggaatataaaaaaaaatattatcataatgataacagtagtaAAATATCTTtataaagaattaaaaaagaaaatatttgtcGTAGCGTACAGTCTGCATTGGAGGCACCGTGGCGGAAATCGGTTGAGACGTTGGActgttgatccagtgttcatcagtgatctcTGTTATCATCGGGCCCCGTTTCACTTTCAGCATGGTGGTCTGTCCTCTAGGAATCACTTTCCTCCGATTTTGCttactccacgtgtgtgtgtgtgtgtgtgtgtgtgtgtgtgtgtgtgtgtgtgtgtgtgtgtgtgttcgttcttttgtttaaagtcttttcactgtaagtgatattagacgagggtaggaaaaaaatcgagtgggaggagggggaggggaagtgggaattactgtgtacgcatgcgagtaagtgaaagtgtgtgtgtgtgtgtgtgtgtgttacatataaaaaatgattgatttaagttttgtttaaaaaaaacaacaacaaaaaactaacaatataacatatttctaatgaaaaactaacaactataacagcgaaccaactggactatttaacaaggagttgaaaacgtcacacattagcaatggactggtgaagatcgtcaacactgaagatgatttcagttcagggattggAGACTTTAAcacatcgcaagttggtatatgatcggctgttatgtgagcaccacagatgtgtgtgtgtgttcgttctttagtttaacgtcttttcactgtaagtgatattattagacgaagggtaggaaaaaaatcgagagggaggagggggggtggggggaattact includes the following:
- the LOC143298173 gene encoding uncharacterized protein LOC143298173 isoform X1 encodes the protein MPAMTRRRPPPSRRTSSSSSSSSSSSSSSRRNADTRNLVTAHQVFGNLELGGILRAVLLGACVGAVVIFLFYPDISSLLEHWNNSSEQQSAILQQRPTAATEKKPGVPSDNEHVRSVNANKKEDKVRSPSSTTKAKQSEPVKKAPEPAKPKDVKKKKKKKKKKMAQAEDSSCPCSCQCQQPPTPPSCQPPQENRPKPAKKEKVPKKDLVEVEEEEEEVIEEEDPVEVELMEEEEDEQFIDLDMEEDPVPKSSSSSSGDETPYVTSPHTEDTSKDTQVNTGNKNEHLSSSKHSQSATPTVLEGKEEPLVLTDGQPITFTPLSSGDDNFIRVGGRPKPGQDPKEQRVAQQPKTHTHKQNSSARSDASSSSSSSSNPTAKKNEASSPKRPQGASSKKKASASGPAGKDQDGRGQESDLPEEVKNFQPTFLKTVTAKKIFADGRRIPPMELLPQKETNSSVRVFLFNDFLSEAECDGLRRVHDKHVQEMASEPLLCFDSLRTLRKHLDDVKHDVRVSPNDFVTGTKCLNASFSRQLGLWMGGNWSYSTAFYPGESRFSSIFAARVQQAMGLQPPNGGKFQITSYPTGKAYKAHTDCVLEGGDPRDRVATVLVYLDDVSDGGETKFPELGIWVKPRKGRALVWNNMSPQGLCEPHSLHVASKVNAGSKYILIRWYYYKSFYSLGKRPPEPPLPARSPGTPRVSCDDYDNGSCRWYDEWNNDHLLDYEFNKYTLI
- the LOC143298173 gene encoding uncharacterized protein LOC143298173 isoform X2 translates to MPAMTRRRPPPSRRTSSSSSSSSSSSSSSRRNADTRNLVTAHQVFGNLELGGILRAVLLGACVGAVVIFLFYPDISSLLEHWNNSSEQQSAILQQRPTAATEKKPGVPSDNEHVRSVNANKKEDKVRSPSSTTKAKQSEPVKKAPEPAKPKDVKKKKKKKKKKMAQAEDSSCPCSCQCQQPPTPPSCQPPQENRPKPAKKEKVPKKDLVEVEEEEEEVIEEEDPVEVELMEEEEDEQFIDLDMEEDPVPKSSSSSSGDETPYVTSPHTEDTSKDTQVNTGNKNEHLSSSKHSQSATPTVLEGKEEPLVLTDGQPITFTPLSSGDDNFIRVGGRPKPGQDPKEQRVAQQPKTHTHKQNSSARSDASSSSSSSSNPTAKKNEASSPKRPQGASSKKKASASGPAGKDQDGRGQESDLPEEVKNFQPTFLKTVTAKKIFADGRRIPPMELLPQKETNSSVRVFLFNDFLSEAECDGLRRVHDKHVQEMASEPLLCFDSLRTLRKHLDDVKHDVRVSPNDFVTGTKCLNASFSRQLGLWMGGNWSYSTAFYPGESRFSSIFAARVQQAMGLQPPNGGKFQITSYPTGKAYKAHTDCVLEGGDPRDRVATVLVYLDDVSDGGETKFPELGIWVKPRKGRALVWNNMSPQGLCEPHSLHVASKVNAGSKYILIRWYYYKSYWERLTTKDLLEQS